A region of Homo sapiens chromosome 17, GRCh38.p14 Primary Assembly DNA encodes the following proteins:
- the GOSR2 gene encoding Golgi SNAP receptor complex member 2 isoform J (isoform J is encoded by transcript variant M): MGRLETADKQSVHIVENEIQASIDQIFSRLERLEILSSKEPPNKRQNARLRVDQLKYDVQHLQTALRNFQHRRHAREQQERQREELLSRTFTTNDSDTTIPMDESLQFNSSLQKVHNGMDDLILDGHNILDGLRTQRLTLKGTQKKILDIANMLGLSNTVMRLIEKRAFQDKYFMIGGMLLTCVVMFLVVQYLT, translated from the exons ATGGGACGCCTGGAGACGGCAGACAAGCAGTCTGTGCACA tAGTAGAAAACGAAATCCAAGCAAGCATAGACCAGATATTCAGCCGTCTAGAACGTCTGGAGATTTTGTCCAGCAAGGAGCCCCCTAACAAAAGGCAAAATGCCAGACT TCGGGTTGACCAGTTAAAGTATGATGTCCAGCACCTGCAGACTGCGCTCAGAAACTTCCAGCATCGGCGCCATGCAAGGGAGCAGCAGGAGAGACAGCGAGAAGAGCTTCTGTCTCGAACCTTCACCACTAAC GACTCTGACACCACCATACCAATGGACGAATCACTGCAGTTTAACTCCTCCCTCCAGAAAGTTCACAACGGCATGGATGACCTCATTTTAGATGGGCACAATATTTTAGATGGACTGAGGACCCAGAGACTGACCTTGAAG GGGACTCAGAAGAAGATCCTTGACATTGCCAACATGCTGGGCTTGTCCAACACAGTGATGCGGCTCATCGAGAAGCGGGCTTTCCAGGACAAGTACTTTATGATAGGTGGGATGCTGCTGACCTGTGTGGTCATGTTCCTCGTGGTGCAGTACCTGACATGA
- the GOSR2 gene encoding Golgi SNAP receptor complex member 2 isoform E (isoform E is encoded by transcript variant E) — protein MGRLETADKQSVHIVENEIQASIDQIFSRLERLEILSSKEPPNKRQNARLRVDQLKYDVQHLQTALRNFQHRRHAREQQERQREELLSRTFTTNGTQKKILDIANMLGLSNTVMRLIEKRAFQDKYFMIGGMLLTCVVMFLVVQYLT, from the exons ATGGGACGCCTGGAGACGGCAGACAAGCAGTCTGTGCACA tAGTAGAAAACGAAATCCAAGCAAGCATAGACCAGATATTCAGCCGTCTAGAACGTCTGGAGATTTTGTCCAGCAAGGAGCCCCCTAACAAAAGGCAAAATGCCAGACT TCGGGTTGACCAGTTAAAGTATGATGTCCAGCACCTGCAGACTGCGCTCAGAAACTTCCAGCATCGGCGCCATGCAAGGGAGCAGCAGGAGAGACAGCGAGAAGAGCTTCTGTCTCGAACCTTCACCACTAAC GGGACTCAGAAGAAGATCCTTGACATTGCCAACATGCTGGGCTTGTCCAACACAGTGATGCGGCTCATCGAGAAGCGGGCTTTCCAGGACAAGTACTTTATGATAGGTGGGATGCTGCTGACCTGTGTGGTCATGTTCCTCGTGGTGCAGTACCTGACATGA
- the GOSR2 gene encoding Golgi SNAP receptor complex member 2 isoform X3, translated as MGRLETADKQSVHIVENEIQASIDQIFSRLERLEILSSKEPPNKRQNARLRVDQLKYDVQHLQTALRNFQHRRHAREQQERQREELLSRTFTTNDSDTTIPMDESLQFNSSLQKVHNGMDDLILDGHNILDGLRTQRLTLKGTQKKILDIANMLGLSNTVMRLIEKRAFQDKYFMIDLVKPPTRRRQGRGCHCHTPSELPTTYVHAAEILMRAGEAVRLVWVWTSPTVLGRPGHDLFSLSVLVGEMGMLIMAYFTELW; from the exons ATGGGACGCCTGGAGACGGCAGACAAGCAGTCTGTGCACA tAGTAGAAAACGAAATCCAAGCAAGCATAGACCAGATATTCAGCCGTCTAGAACGTCTGGAGATTTTGTCCAGCAAGGAGCCCCCTAACAAAAGGCAAAATGCCAGACT TCGGGTTGACCAGTTAAAGTATGATGTCCAGCACCTGCAGACTGCGCTCAGAAACTTCCAGCATCGGCGCCATGCAAGGGAGCAGCAGGAGAGACAGCGAGAAGAGCTTCTGTCTCGAACCTTCACCACTAAC GACTCTGACACCACCATACCAATGGACGAATCACTGCAGTTTAACTCCTCCCTCCAGAAAGTTCACAACGGCATGGATGACCTCATTTTAGATGGGCACAATATTTTAGATGGACTGAGGACCCAGAGACTGACCTTGAAG GGGACTCAGAAGAAGATCCTTGACATTGCCAACATGCTGGGCTTGTCCAACACAGTGATGCGGCTCATCGAGAAGCGGGCTTTCCAGGACAAGTACTTTATGATAG atCTGGTGAAACCACCAACCAGGCGGAGGCAGGGCAGAGGCTGTCACTGCCACACACCTTCAGAGCTCCCTACAACTTACGTTCATGCTGCTGAGATACTGATGAGAGCTGGAGAAGCTGTCAGGCTGGTGTGGGTGTGGACAAGCCCCACTGTCCTAGGAAGACCTGGACATGATCTTTTTAG cCTCAGTGTCCTCGTAGGGGAAATGGGAATGCTAATAATGGCCTACTTCACAGAACTGTGGTGA